A window from Candidatus Firestonebacteria bacterium RIFOXYD2_FULL_39_29 encodes these proteins:
- a CDS encoding transcription termination factor NusA, with the protein MNRDISDALEQIGRGREVNMEVLKETLSKALTSASRKILNNQYDIKVDTDEVTGAFKVSYHKTVVDKVANPDYEVSLKDARSQGYEGEVGGLMDFPVPLDRFGRIAAQITKQVISKKVRDIERDAIFSEFEEKLNTILNGIVLRKENKNILVDLGDTEGIVPIKEQVFRENWQIGDKIKAYVSEVRKTSKGPQVVLSRIHPNFIKKLFEMEIPEIGEGKVEIKAIARDPGYRIKIAVFSEDRNIDSVGACVGIKGGRIQPVVKELKGEKIDVVEWNSDIKTFTNNALRPAKITNILVNETDQSIVVTVPDDQLAIAIGKNGQSAKLAAKLVGWKIDVRSETSFAASGAENVKIIEDKRKEEEQDPFEFMGLNKKVMDKLKTNGFSTKDDFKNATIESLLKINGLTAKTAEKIMEHVKTLKVQENTKTNEQI; encoded by the coding sequence ATGAACAGAGACATTTCAGATGCTTTGGAGCAGATAGGGCGGGGGCGGGAAGTCAACATGGAAGTATTGAAAGAAACCCTGTCAAAAGCTCTTACTTCTGCTTCCAGAAAAATACTCAACAATCAGTATGATATTAAAGTGGATACGGACGAGGTTACAGGTGCGTTTAAAGTTTCTTATCATAAAACTGTTGTGGATAAAGTTGCCAACCCGGATTATGAGGTTTCTTTGAAAGACGCCAGGAGTCAGGGATACGAAGGCGAGGTAGGCGGGCTTATGGATTTTCCCGTCCCTCTTGATAGATTTGGCCGTATTGCTGCGCAAATAACAAAACAAGTTATCTCAAAGAAAGTCAGAGATATAGAACGGGATGCCATTTTTTCGGAATTCGAAGAAAAATTAAATACTATTTTAAACGGTATAGTTCTTCGAAAAGAAAATAAAAATATTCTGGTTGATCTTGGGGACACTGAAGGTATTGTGCCTATAAAAGAACAGGTTTTCAGAGAGAACTGGCAGATTGGGGATAAAATAAAGGCCTATGTTTCCGAAGTCAGGAAAACCTCCAAAGGACCTCAAGTGGTGCTTTCCAGAATACATCCTAATTTTATTAAGAAGCTTTTTGAAATGGAAATTCCGGAAATTGGGGAAGGTAAAGTAGAGATTAAAGCTATTGCAAGGGATCCTGGATATAGAATAAAAATAGCCGTTTTTTCGGAAGATAGAAATATAGATTCCGTGGGAGCTTGCGTAGGTATCAAGGGCGGACGGATTCAACCTGTGGTGAAGGAGCTGAAAGGGGAGAAAATAGATGTAGTAGAATGGAATTCGGATATTAAAACTTTTACTAATAATGCTTTAAGGCCTGCTAAGATAACTAATATTTTAGTGAATGAAACTGATCAATCGATAGTTGTTACGGTGCCTGATGATCAGCTTGCGATTGCAATAGGTAAAAACGGACAGAGCGCGAAGCTTGCTGCCAAACTTGTCGGTTGGAAAATAGATGTAAGGAGTGAAACCAGTTTTGCGGCTTCCGGAGCTGAAAATGTAAAGATAATTGAGGATAAAAGAAAAGAAGAAGAACAAGATCCTTTTGAGTTCATGGGGCTGAATAAGAAAGTGATGGATAAATTAAAAACTAACGGTTTTAGTACAAAAGATGATTTCAAAAATGCGACAATTGAATCTCTCTTGAAGATAAATGGCCTTACGGCTAAGACGGCTGAAAAGATAATGGAGCATGTCAAGACGCTAAAAGTACAGGAGAATACGAAAACAAATGAGCAAATTTAG
- a CDS encoding ribosome-binding factor A: MHLRSEKLARLFQKEVSMIITRELTNPDIGFVTVTAVQFNKDTSKATVYVSIFGTEGAKAKSISALNKAKGVVRHSLAGRVVLRYMPDIEFREDVQLEQIERTLDIIKKIEDGDKKNEK; this comes from the coding sequence ATGCATCTAAGATCCGAGAAACTTGCAAGACTTTTTCAAAAAGAAGTAAGCATGATAATTACCAGGGAGCTGACAAATCCTGATATTGGGTTTGTTACCGTTACGGCAGTCCAATTTAATAAAGATACAAGCAAGGCTACGGTGTATGTCAGTATATTCGGGACTGAAGGTGCTAAGGCGAAATCAATTTCAGCGCTTAATAAAGCAAAAGGTGTAGTAAGACACTCTCTGGCCGGCAGAGTTGTCCTCCGGTATATGCCTGATATTGAATTTCGAGAAGACGTCCAATTGGAACAAATCGAAAGAACCCTTGATATTATTAAAAAAATAGAAGACGGGGATAAAAAAAATGAAAAATAA